The region GACTGCAGGCCCACATTCGGTTGCAGGAAGACTTGCATGAACGGCGCCGCCAGGAAATCGAAGCTCAGGGTAGCCGTTGGCGAGCCGACCACGAAATCGACCGAAATGCCGGTGGTCGAGCCATTGCGGCCCGAAGCGTCGGCGGTACCCGCTGTATCGAGGTGGGCCTCGGCCACGTTGACGGCCTGGGTGGAAGTGGAGCCGGCCGGGAAGGGCGGAAATTGCGTGCTGACGATTTGCGCGTCGCCGCGCGAATAGGTGCCGGTCGGGCCTTGTTGCGTGAAGTCGTTCTGGCCCTTGGTGACGGCGCCGACGGTGGCTTGGGGCGCATCGAGGAAGCCCACGCCGCCTTGAATCACGTTGACGCCGTTCAGGGTGGCGGTGCTGCGCGAGATGGTCACGCTGTTCAGGGCGGTGACCGAACCGGTCAGTGGCGTCAGTTGCAGGCCGAAGATGTTGTTGTAGGAATAGCCGTAGGCGCCTGCTTGCGCGCCGCCGGCAGCGCACAGCAGGGCCAGCGCCGCTGCGGCGGGAAGCAGTTTCAGTCGGGAGAGTTTCATTTTCATTACCTCACAGCATGGAGTGGACAAGAGGGAAGTCTGGTTTGAGTCCTGAAGACAGGTGCTCATGGCCATTCCCTAGCGACTTCCATGCCAAGCGTGGTCTTTGCTTGTAAATCAAGCACTTGCGTTATCGCTGTTGATGCCTGGCAGGGTTTGTACGGCGGGCTGTAAAAAATGCCGACGCTCCTGTTGGCGAGCTCAGGCAAGCAGGGTGCGCATGCGTTCCTGCAGGCGAGCCTGCGGCACGCAGGCCTGGAAGGCCGCCGCCAATTGCCGCGCCGCCTGCCGTGCTTGCGGGCTACCGAGCAGGTGCGTGACGGCCTGGCGCAAGGCGTCTTCCTTGAATCGGTCGGCGCGCAGCAGCAGGCCGGCGCCGGCCGCGACGATGCCGTGC is a window of Janthinobacterium sp. J1-1 DNA encoding:
- a CDS encoding EDSAP-1 family PEP-CTERM protein; this translates as MKLSRLKLLPAAAALALLCAAGGAQAGAYGYSYNNIFGLQLTPLTGSVTALNSVTISRSTATLNGVNVIQGGVGFLDAPQATVGAVTKGQNDFTQQGPTGTYSRGDAQIVSTQFPPFPAGSTSTQAVNVAEAHLDTAGTADASGRNGSTTGISVDFVVGSPTATLSFDFLAAPFMQVFLQPNVGLQSSATANLVVTFSITDAAGNIVFNWTPDGLLGSGIFGGTEAADSANLNTGLATNFLTSGNLLTFDPTGCGTPTGTGVGTACGGSFSAVTNTLVAGNYTLVLNQVESVDLVKQAVPEPGTLALLGLGLAGLCYANRRKVTA